From Streptomyces durmitorensis, a single genomic window includes:
- a CDS encoding GntR family transcriptional regulator: MGTVVEFRIDRRSGVATYLQIVRQVEQALRMGALVEGDRLPTAAQVAAATKVNPNTTLKAYRELERAGLAEVRQGAGTFITRSLARPQAGPDSPLQTALTEWMHEARSAGLTGQDVRALFEAVHAATFEGAAQD, translated from the coding sequence GTGGGGACAGTGGTCGAATTCCGCATCGACCGGCGCAGCGGTGTGGCCACGTACCTCCAGATCGTGCGGCAGGTCGAACAGGCCCTGCGCATGGGCGCGCTGGTGGAGGGCGACCGGCTGCCGACCGCGGCCCAGGTCGCGGCGGCCACCAAGGTCAACCCGAACACGACGCTCAAGGCGTACCGCGAGCTGGAGCGCGCCGGCCTCGCCGAGGTCCGCCAGGGAGCGGGCACGTTCATCACCCGCTCCCTCGCCCGCCCCCAGGCGGGACCGGACTCTCCCCTGCAGACCGCGCTGACGGAGTGGATGCACGAGGCGCGGTCGGCGGGGCTGACCGGGCAGGACGTGAGGGCGCTGTTCGAGGCGGTCCACGCGGCGACGTTCGAGGGCGCCGCGCAGGACTGA
- a CDS encoding rodlin, translating to MSTRNLPLALSLAAVALAGGAGSAAAVGDDTGTTSLSGNGAEQAFGNSTTEGDLSAQGRLVDSSLNKLCAGVPVKANVGSLVGILVPVAVQDIPVLSAPQNQQCAENSTQAKQDEPLSHLLSDIPAVSGNGANND from the coding sequence ATGAGTACCCGTAACCTCCCCCTCGCCCTGAGCCTCGCCGCTGTCGCCCTGGCCGGCGGCGCCGGGAGCGCGGCCGCGGTCGGCGACGACACCGGCACGACCTCGCTCAGCGGCAACGGCGCCGAGCAGGCGTTCGGCAACAGCACCACCGAGGGGGACCTGAGTGCACAGGGGCGTCTGGTCGACAGCTCCCTGAACAAGCTCTGCGCCGGTGTTCCCGTCAAGGCGAACGTGGGCTCCCTCGTCGGCATCCTCGTGCCGGTCGCGGTCCAGGACATCCCGGTCCTCTCGGCGCCGCAGAACCAGCAGTGCGCCGAGAACTCCACGCAGGCCAAGCAGGACGAGCCGCTGTCGCACCTCCTCAGCGACATCCCCGCGGTGTCGGGCAACGGCGCGAACAACGACTGA
- a CDS encoding ABC transporter ATP-binding protein — protein MTLADPTEATGSLGATALEARGLGKRYRRGWALRDCSFRLPAGRICGLVGPNGAGKSTLLGLATRLVTPTEGDLRVFGVPVDDPSAMPRFAFLSQDKPLFKRFSVADTLRMGQELNPGWDMAAAERIVRSGNVPLEAKVGTLSGGQRTRVAFALAFGKRPDLLLLDEPMADLDPLARDEMGSLLMSEAVERGTTVVMSSHMLAELEDMCDFLLVIADGRLRMAGDTDELVPAHTLVTGLAPDGTPPADLTPHSVVEFRLQGRQFRALLRPGGPLAPDWEVSEPSLEEVLLAYLRSPDAEPLFTHDARVEDARIRTEGIAAA, from the coding sequence ATGACCCTTGCCGACCCCACCGAGGCCACCGGATCCTTGGGCGCGACCGCGCTCGAGGCCCGCGGCCTGGGCAAGCGCTATCGCCGCGGATGGGCGCTGCGCGACTGCTCCTTCCGGCTGCCCGCCGGACGGATCTGCGGTCTCGTCGGCCCCAACGGCGCCGGAAAGAGCACCCTGTTGGGGCTCGCGACCCGCCTGGTGACCCCGACAGAGGGTGACCTGCGCGTCTTCGGTGTGCCGGTGGACGATCCCTCCGCGATGCCTCGCTTCGCGTTCCTCTCGCAGGACAAGCCGCTGTTCAAGCGGTTCAGCGTGGCCGACACGCTGCGCATGGGCCAAGAGCTCAACCCCGGCTGGGACATGGCCGCCGCCGAGCGGATCGTGCGCTCCGGCAACGTTCCCCTTGAGGCCAAGGTCGGCACGCTCTCCGGCGGTCAGCGCACCCGCGTCGCCTTCGCGCTCGCCTTCGGCAAGCGGCCCGATCTGCTGCTGCTCGACGAGCCGATGGCCGACCTCGACCCGCTGGCCCGGGACGAGATGGGCTCCCTGCTGATGTCCGAGGCCGTCGAGCGCGGCACGACGGTGGTGATGTCCTCCCACATGCTGGCCGAGCTGGAGGACATGTGCGACTTCCTCCTGGTCATCGCGGACGGCCGCCTCCGGATGGCGGGCGACACCGACGAACTGGTCCCGGCCCACACCCTGGTGACCGGACTCGCCCCCGACGGCACCCCTCCCGCGGACCTCACCCCCCACTCGGTGGTCGAATTCCGGCTCCAGGGGCGCCAGTTCCGCGCCCTCCTGCGTCCTGGCGGCCCGCTGGCCCCGGACTGGGAGGTCTCCGAGCCGAGCCTGGAGGAAGTCCTGCTCGCCTACCTCCGCTCACCCGACGCGGAGCCGCTGTTCACGCACGACGCACGCGTCGAGGACGCACGCATCCGGACCGAGGGGATCGCCGCCGCATGA
- a CDS encoding ABC transporter permease has product MSTTLTEQPRTGQSAKKPGLVHGLTWLVLRQHRTTTWLVVALVVLGAATIVYERGAMADMLAGMGWPDKDVSLESAPQSYEYIAEALGALPVVLGVFLGAPLIASDQEHGTAQLVTTQSVPRRRWLAAKLGWCLSLVLVSTLVLATLFFWWWEPYRDLLLSEWLSGSVFDNTGPMLTALSLFLTVSGIAIGMLLRRVLPAMLATFFFALVVQVAWGEFRDRLATPRVITWPLNADTPDLVNSSSVVEADRWIGTADGQLFGWGTCAEPTEKASNACVKEHGIVNNVVEYFGYDQMPGMQWTGAAVLLGATAAVAVFVLWWSTRRPL; this is encoded by the coding sequence ATGAGCACCACCCTGACCGAGCAGCCGCGCACCGGGCAGTCCGCCAAGAAGCCGGGCCTGGTGCACGGGCTCACCTGGCTCGTCCTGCGCCAGCACCGCACCACGACGTGGCTCGTCGTCGCCCTGGTCGTACTGGGCGCGGCCACGATCGTCTACGAACGCGGCGCGATGGCCGACATGCTCGCCGGCATGGGCTGGCCGGACAAGGACGTCAGCCTGGAATCGGCGCCGCAGAGTTACGAGTACATCGCCGAGGCCCTTGGCGCCCTGCCCGTCGTCCTCGGCGTCTTCCTCGGCGCCCCGCTGATCGCGAGCGACCAGGAGCACGGCACCGCGCAGCTGGTCACCACGCAGTCGGTGCCGCGCCGCCGCTGGCTCGCGGCCAAGCTGGGCTGGTGCCTCTCGCTCGTCCTGGTGTCCACCCTCGTGCTCGCCACGCTGTTCTTCTGGTGGTGGGAGCCCTACCGCGATCTTCTCCTCTCGGAGTGGCTCTCGGGTTCGGTGTTCGACAACACGGGCCCCATGCTGACGGCGCTCTCCCTCTTCCTCACCGTCAGCGGCATCGCGATCGGCATGCTGCTGCGCAGGGTGCTGCCCGCCATGCTGGCCACCTTCTTCTTCGCCCTGGTCGTCCAGGTGGCCTGGGGCGAGTTCCGTGACCGCCTCGCCACCCCGCGCGTCATCACATGGCCGCTGAACGCCGATACGCCTGACCTAGTCAACAGCAGCAGCGTCGTGGAGGCGGACCGCTGGATCGGCACCGCCGACGGGCAGCTCTTCGGGTGGGGCACCTGCGCCGAACCGACCGAGAAGGCCTCCAACGCCTGCGTCAAGGAACACGGCATCGTCAACAACGTGGTCGAGTACTTCGGCTACGACCAGATGCCGGGCATGCAGTGGACCGGCGCCGCGGTGCTGCTCGGTGCCACCGCCGCCGTGGCGGTCTTCGTCCTGTGGTGGTCGACGCGGCGGCCCCTCTAG